The Porites lutea chromosome 11, jaPorLute2.1, whole genome shotgun sequence genome includes a region encoding these proteins:
- the LOC140951572 gene encoding aquaporin-4-like, with protein sequence MPMSDMLMRLRKREFWVCVSGEFAATTIFVFLVCGSTLSWQDGACTVLRISLTAGLSIATLAMVIGHHSGGLLNPAVNIALIAAQKITVVEGIAYTTAQFCGGILGAALLYGLTPAEVRGELGMTTPAQNINVAQAFGVELLLTFVLVLTIFGTTDKGREHRGYEVPLSIGLCVFICHSVGIPFTGCSMNPARSFGPALVMNSWNHHWVYWVGPISGGLMAALLYEYVFSSSKVTISPA encoded by the exons ATGCCAATGTCAGACATGCTCATGCGGCTTCGAAAGCGGGAATTTTGGGTTTGCGTTAGCGGCGAGTTTGCAGCTACGACGATCTTTGTGTTCTTGGTGTGTGGTTCAACGTTGAGTTGGCAAGACGGTGCTTGTACAGTTCTTCGCATTTCGCTTACTGCGGGTCTTAGTATCGCCACCCTAGCGATGGTGATAGGTCATCATAGCGGAGGACTTTTGAACCCCGCCGTAAACATAGCACTGATTGCTGCACAAAAAATTACTGTTGTGGAGGGGATAGCGTACACTACGGCCCAGTTCTGTGGAG GGATCTTAGGTGCAGCACTGCTGTATGGGTTGACTCCTGCTGAGGTACGTGGGGAACTGGGAATGACTACGCCTGCGCAAAACATTAATGTTGCTCAGGCCTTTGGCGTCGAGCTACTACTTACGTTTGTGTTAGTTTTAACGATATTTGGCACCACTGATAAAGGCCGGGAACATCGCGGATACGAAGTACCCCTTTCAATTGGATTGTGCGTTTTCATTTGCCACTCGGTTGGG ATTCCTTTCACTGGGTGCAGCATGAACCCTGCGCGTTCATTTGGACCTGCCCTGGTTATGAACTCATGGAATCACCATTGG gtTTACTGGGTTGGCCCCATATCAGGTGGACTGATGGCGGCTTTGCTGTACGAGTACGTATTCTCTTCAAGTAAAGTAACAATCTCTCCAGCTTAA